The following proteins are co-located in the Bacteroidales bacterium genome:
- a CDS encoding nucleoside deaminase: MKRSLTFVCLIILVFQLNAQQGKSTNNQVDPGYFVTRSREEVISKLVDLQLGIKSDDPVNVIFQKIQTFLVAFQPEAEFSDDIYAKAANIQALKSCMQGGYGIGSVLINQDGKIIAAAHNSQIQKHRSDLHAEMTLLTNFEESRLAKQYVNIYIYRPGLVVFSSAEPCPMCYIRINTAGADTKYCTPGPDDGMVSRTDFLPPAWKEMALKRKVSLGDCSPIMQKLSHLLFYSYLLDNRGPH, encoded by the coding sequence ATGAAACGATCTCTAACATTTGTCTGTTTAATTATACTGGTCTTCCAGTTAAATGCACAGCAAGGTAAATCTACTAATAATCAGGTTGATCCGGGCTATTTTGTTACCAGAAGCCGGGAGGAGGTTATAAGTAAACTTGTTGACCTGCAGTTGGGAATAAAGAGTGATGATCCGGTTAATGTTATTTTTCAGAAGATTCAGACTTTTCTTGTAGCATTTCAGCCCGAGGCTGAGTTCAGTGATGACATTTATGCCAAAGCTGCCAACATTCAGGCATTAAAGAGTTGTATGCAGGGTGGTTATGGTATAGGATCCGTACTAATTAATCAGGATGGAAAGATTATTGCTGCTGCACATAATAGCCAGATACAGAAACACAGATCAGATCTTCATGCTGAGATGACATTACTTACAAATTTCGAAGAAAGCAGACTGGCAAAGCAGTATGTTAATATCTATATTTACAGACCCGGATTGGTTGTATTCAGTTCCGCAGAACCATGTCCTATGTGTTATATAAGGATAAATACTGCAGGGGCTGACACTAAGTATTGCACCCCGGGACCGGATGACGGAATGGTAAGCCGGACAGATTTTCTCCCTCCGGCATGGAAAGAGATGGCTCTTAAACGTAAAGTAAGCCTTGGCGATTGTTCTCCGATAATGCAGAAGTTATCTCACCTTTTATTCTACTCATACCTGCTGGATAACAGAGGACCGCATTAA
- a CDS encoding caspase family protein, whose protein sequence is MKKIAFIAIFLSLFSNAFSQVSESKSGIKTLNISRTGTEQKKFTDQSRAQADVVPPVIKLESPVLASDSLTKSATRTLIVKGKVEDTGGIFAVMINGIEAKVAADGQFLAEIPQAFGKNTIKVVATDVALNSSKIQFYSERQTQTITEPVAEPVAAVPAKPVNKYSINITSPAKDNYTTGSDKFTLQACVKATAPIKKVMISRNGTFVNGFLPNSIVSKGECAFQVDEPLSLKLGLNDLKIEVFTVDDTISSTVTVEYSFYAARNFALLIGNQSYDDPNINELDEPVKDVTELYNTLTKDYNFDPQNVILLKNETKAAIIGKLHELRSLVTPNDNLLIFYAGHGYWDEGMGVGYWLPKDASKNNPVNWIPNTDLTNYLGAIKTKHTLLIADACFSGGIFKTRAAFSATYAIEMLYQLNSRKAITSGYLKEVPDKSVFFQYLIKNLKENPNDYLPAEELFAKMRMAVMSNSETVPQFGTIQNVGDEGGDFIFIKRKAGN, encoded by the coding sequence ATGAAAAAGATTGCCTTCATTGCTATATTTTTAAGTCTTTTCAGTAATGCCTTTAGTCAAGTTTCCGAAAGCAAATCAGGTATAAAAACACTTAATATCTCAAGGACCGGAACCGAACAGAAGAAATTTACTGATCAGAGCCGGGCTCAGGCCGATGTTGTACCGCCGGTAATTAAACTTGAATCTCCAGTTCTGGCATCAGATTCGCTAACCAAATCAGCAACCAGAACCTTGATTGTTAAAGGCAAGGTTGAGGATACAGGAGGAATATTTGCTGTGATGATAAACGGGATTGAAGCAAAAGTTGCCGCCGATGGTCAGTTCCTGGCAGAAATACCACAGGCTTTTGGAAAAAACACTATAAAAGTTGTGGCAACTGATGTGGCTCTTAACAGCTCCAAAATTCAATTCTACTCGGAGAGACAAACTCAAACCATTACAGAACCTGTAGCTGAGCCTGTTGCTGCGGTGCCTGCCAAACCTGTGAATAAGTATTCTATCAATATTACCTCTCCGGCAAAGGATAATTATACAACCGGAAGTGATAAGTTCACTTTACAGGCTTGTGTAAAAGCCACCGCTCCAATTAAGAAAGTAATGATTTCGCGAAACGGTACCTTTGTTAACGGATTCCTGCCTAACAGCATTGTTTCAAAGGGAGAATGTGCTTTCCAGGTTGATGAACCTCTTTCCCTTAAGCTGGGTTTAAATGATCTTAAAATTGAGGTATTTACAGTCGATGATACAATTAGCAGTACAGTTACAGTGGAATATAGTTTTTATGCCGCCCGTAATTTTGCCCTACTAATAGGCAATCAGAGTTATGATGATCCTAATATTAATGAACTTGATGAACCTGTCAAGGATGTAACCGAGTTATATAACACTCTTACAAAAGACTATAACTTTGATCCTCAGAACGTTATTCTTCTTAAGAATGAAACAAAAGCAGCCATAATTGGTAAATTGCATGAACTAAGATCACTAGTTACTCCAAATGATAACCTTCTGATATTCTATGCCGGTCATGGTTACTGGGATGAAGGAATGGGTGTAGGATACTGGTTGCCAAAAGATGCTTCAAAAAATAATCCGGTCAACTGGATCCCCAATACTGATCTTACCAATTACCTTGGTGCTATAAAAACAAAACATACCCTTCTTATTGCCGATGCCTGTTTCAGCGGTGGGATCTTTAAGACCAGAGCAGCATTTTCTGCAACATATGCTATTGAGATGCTCTATCAGCTAAATAGCCGCAAGGCTATTACAAGTGGTTATTTAAAAGAAGTTCCTGATAAGAGTGTTTTCTTTCAGTATCTGATTAAAAACCTTAAAGAGAATCCAAATGATTATCTTCCTGCAGAAGAGTTATTTGCCAAGATGAGAATGGCCGTTATGAGTAATAGTGAGACAGTTCCTCAGTTTGGAACTATTCAGAATGTAGGTGATGAGGGCGGTGATTTTATCTTTATCAAACGAAAAGCAGGGAACTAG
- a CDS encoding NAD(P)/FAD-dependent oxidoreductase has product MNDAEITIIGAGVIGLAIAEKLSAAHKNLFLIEKHPTFGQETSSRNSEVIHAGIYYTKDSLKSKLCVEGKNLLYDFCRRYDLPFNNCGKLIVATSDEEISVIEGIRQTAIRNGVNDLQVLDKHQIAELEPNIFALKALFSPSTGIIDSHSLMKQFETNTINNGGQIVYGSEVTGIKKIDGGFEISLLDADKQDYTFTSGIVINSAGLTADKISEMVGIEDNNLKIHFCKGEYFRINPPKNRLIKRLVYPVPHHNMEGIGIHITIDMGGGVKLGPDVKYLELNTYDYKLTPSKQEAFFKSAKKFLPFLEFDDIAPEMAGIRPKTQKPGEDQRDFYIEEESKRGYPGFINLIGMESPGLTSSIAIAKYVNNLINNTI; this is encoded by the coding sequence ATGAATGATGCTGAAATTACTATAATCGGGGCTGGGGTCATTGGTCTGGCTATAGCTGAGAAACTATCTGCAGCCCATAAAAATCTTTTTCTGATCGAGAAACACCCCACTTTCGGACAGGAAACAAGTTCAAGAAACAGTGAAGTAATACACGCCGGAATCTACTATACGAAAGATAGTTTGAAATCAAAACTATGTGTAGAAGGGAAAAACCTGTTATATGACTTCTGCAGGAGATATGACCTGCCCTTCAATAATTGCGGTAAACTAATTGTTGCCACCTCAGATGAGGAGATCTCTGTTATTGAAGGTATCAGGCAAACAGCTATCAGAAACGGCGTCAATGATTTGCAGGTGTTAGACAAACATCAGATAGCAGAGCTGGAACCAAATATCTTCGCCCTCAAGGCACTCTTCTCTCCTTCCACCGGTATAATTGATTCCCATTCGCTGATGAAACAATTTGAAACGAATACAATCAATAACGGAGGGCAGATAGTATATGGCAGCGAAGTGACCGGAATAAAAAAGATCGATGGAGGATTTGAGATTTCGCTACTTGACGCAGACAAGCAGGATTACACCTTCACTTCAGGAATAGTAATTAATTCTGCCGGACTTACAGCTGACAAGATTTCCGAAATGGTTGGAATTGAAGATAACAACCTCAAAATTCATTTCTGCAAAGGAGAGTATTTCAGAATAAATCCTCCAAAAAACAGGTTAATTAAAAGACTTGTCTATCCTGTTCCGCATCATAATATGGAAGGTATTGGCATACATATTACAATTGATATGGGTGGCGGAGTTAAACTTGGACCTGATGTAAAGTACCTTGAATTAAATACATACGATTACAAACTGACGCCTTCAAAACAAGAGGCATTTTTCAAATCGGCAAAGAAATTCCTTCCATTTCTCGAATTCGATGATATTGCTCCCGAAATGGCGGGTATTCGTCCAAAGACACAGAAACCAGGTGAGGATCAACGCGATTTTTATATTGAAGAAGAAAGTAAAAGAGGATACCCCGGGTTTATTAATCTCATCGGAATGGAATCACCCGGATTAACCTCATCCATTGCAATCGCAAAATATGTGAATAATCTGATTAATAATACAATATAA
- a CDS encoding class I SAM-dependent methyltransferase — MKMTTLTRKFFTLWLLSSAFLLAAAQSGNQTTEFKPQIGQEGKDVIWVPTPDELVNKMLEIAEVTSKDIVIDLGSGDGRTVIAAAKLGAKAIGIEFNPDMVALSIKKAVEAGVKDKATFLQTDLFEYDLSKATVITMFLLPDINLRLRPKLLNLKPGTRVVSNTFTMGDWEPDYEVTTNDESSSWYTALMWIVPAKIEGTWKLSTGELVIRQEFQMFYGDLKNDKKTSSLSEGRITGDTIKFRINGDQYTGKVTANKIEGTVTRNGNTSEWSATRVEN; from the coding sequence ATGAAAATGACAACTCTTACCAGAAAGTTCTTTACGCTATGGTTGCTCTCATCAGCTTTTCTGTTGGCTGCTGCTCAATCAGGTAATCAGACTACTGAATTCAAACCTCAGATCGGACAGGAAGGTAAGGATGTAATCTGGGTACCAACTCCTGATGAGCTGGTTAATAAAATGCTTGAAATAGCGGAGGTTACTTCAAAAGATATTGTCATTGATCTTGGTTCGGGTGATGGCCGGACAGTAATTGCAGCAGCAAAGCTTGGAGCTAAAGCTATTGGTATTGAATTCAATCCCGATATGGTTGCTCTGTCAATAAAGAAGGCCGTGGAGGCTGGAGTTAAAGATAAAGCCACTTTCCTGCAGACTGATCTTTTTGAGTACGACCTTTCAAAAGCCACAGTAATAACAATGTTCCTTTTGCCTGATATAAACCTCAGGTTAAGGCCCAAGCTGCTCAACCTCAAGCCCGGAACTAGAGTTGTTTCCAATACTTTTACAATGGGTGACTGGGAGCCCGATTATGAAGTAACCACAAATGATGAATCATCAAGCTGGTATACAGCATTAATGTGGATCGTTCCGGCTAAAATTGAAGGCACATGGAAACTAAGTACCGGAGAACTTGTTATCCGTCAGGAATTTCAGATGTTCTACGGCGACCTGAAAAATGATAAAAAAACCTCTTCACTTTCAGAAGGAAGGATTACCGGTGATACAATCAAATTTAGAATTAACGGAGATCAGTATACCGGTAAAGTAACAGCAAATAAAATAGAAGGTACAGTTACGAGGAACGGCAATACAAGTGAGTGGTCGGCTACACGTGTTGAAAATTAA
- the uvrB gene encoding excinuclease ABC subunit UvrB, translating to MDFKLVSDFQPTGDQPEAIKQLVKGLNDGVPFQTLLGVTGSGKTFTIANVIDQVNRPVLVLSHNKTLAAQLYGEFKQFFPENRVEYFVSYYDYYQPEAYLPVSDTYIEKDLSINEEIEKLRLSATSSLLSGRRDVIVVSSVSCIYGIGNPEDFHSNTVHIRKGQNIARNFFLRKLVDSLYSRNEMEFKHGTFRVRGDTVDIFPAYADIAVRVIFFGDQIEEINTFDPIDSHRLDFLNEYIIYPANIFVTTRERINLAVSEIQDDMMLQTAHFNEIGKKEEAKRLEQRVLYDLEMIKELGYCSGIENYSRYFDGRKPGTRPFCLLDYFPDNFITVIDESHVSLPQIRAMFGGDRSRKETLVEYGFRLPAALDNRPMRIEEFESLTGQTIFVSATPADYELEKSEGVFVDQVIRPTGLLDPPIEIRPSLNQIDDLMGEIRSRSAAGERVLVTTITKRMAEELSSYLIRYNIKCSYIHSDIDTLDRIDIMEALRNGSIDVLVGVNLLREGLDLPEVSLVAILDADKEGFLRSSRSLTQTAGRAARNLNGKVIMYADNVTRSMKQTIDETERRRSKQMKYNEEMGITPTQIFRKAGSALSGLGRKGAASKAYIEPDRPDVAADPVIKYMNSEALEKAIEKTRKSMEKAASELDFVEAARYRDELADLQKLLRSKY from the coding sequence AAGCAATAAAACAACTTGTTAAGGGACTTAATGATGGAGTACCGTTCCAGACTCTTCTTGGAGTAACAGGATCAGGTAAGACATTTACCATTGCCAATGTCATTGATCAGGTTAACCGCCCGGTTCTGGTGCTGAGCCATAATAAAACTCTTGCTGCTCAGCTTTATGGTGAATTCAAACAGTTCTTCCCTGAAAACCGTGTTGAGTACTTTGTTTCATATTATGATTATTACCAGCCTGAAGCATATCTTCCTGTTTCAGATACATATATTGAAAAAGACCTTTCAATAAACGAGGAAATCGAAAAACTGCGTCTAAGTGCCACATCATCATTGCTTTCAGGTCGAAGAGATGTGATAGTAGTCTCCTCAGTTTCATGTATCTATGGCATCGGAAATCCTGAGGATTTCCATTCTAATACTGTTCATATAAGGAAAGGTCAGAATATCGCACGCAATTTCTTCCTGAGAAAACTTGTTGATAGTCTCTATTCACGCAATGAGATGGAATTCAAACACGGGACATTCAGGGTAAGAGGTGATACTGTTGACATTTTTCCTGCATATGCCGACATCGCTGTAAGAGTGATATTTTTTGGAGACCAGATTGAAGAGATCAACACCTTCGACCCGATTGACAGTCACCGGCTTGATTTTCTTAATGAATATATAATCTACCCTGCAAATATTTTCGTCACTACCAGGGAGAGAATAAATCTCGCAGTAAGTGAAATTCAGGATGATATGATGCTTCAGACAGCTCATTTCAATGAGATTGGAAAGAAAGAGGAAGCAAAAAGACTTGAGCAAAGAGTGCTGTATGATCTTGAGATGATAAAGGAACTCGGATATTGCAGTGGTATTGAGAACTATTCGAGATATTTCGACGGCAGAAAACCCGGCACAAGACCATTCTGTCTGCTGGATTATTTCCCTGATAATTTTATTACTGTTATAGATGAAAGTCATGTCAGCCTGCCTCAGATAAGAGCTATGTTCGGAGGTGACCGGTCACGAAAGGAGACACTTGTTGAATATGGATTCAGATTGCCCGCTGCCCTTGATAACAGACCCATGCGGATAGAAGAATTCGAATCACTCACGGGACAAACAATTTTTGTCAGTGCCACACCTGCCGACTATGAACTGGAAAAGAGCGAAGGCGTTTTTGTCGACCAGGTTATCAGGCCAACAGGACTGCTTGATCCGCCCATTGAGATACGTCCGAGCCTCAACCAGATAGATGATCTGATGGGAGAGATCCGATCGCGCTCCGCAGCAGGAGAGAGGGTACTTGTTACAACAATAACTAAGAGAATGGCAGAGGAACTCTCTTCCTATCTTATCAGGTATAATATCAAGTGCAGTTATATCCACTCAGATATAGATACCCTGGACAGGATAGATATCATGGAGGCTCTCAGGAACGGGTCTATTGATGTTCTGGTAGGGGTCAATCTGCTCAGGGAGGGACTGGACCTTCCGGAAGTATCTCTTGTTGCGATTCTGGATGCGGATAAAGAAGGATTTCTGAGATCATCACGCTCTCTCACGCAAACAGCTGGACGAGCAGCACGTAACCTCAATGGCAAGGTTATAATGTATGCTGATAATGTTACCCGAAGCATGAAACAGACAATAGATGAGACTGAGAGAAGGAGGAGCAAACAGATGAAATACAATGAGGAGATGGGTATAACTCCTACACAGATTTTCAGGAAAGCAGGTTCTGCTCTCAGCGGATTGGGTAGGAAAGGCGCCGCCTCTAAAGCTTACATAGAACCTGACCGTCCGGATGTGGCAGCTGATCCTGTTATAAAATACATGAACAGTGAAGCTCTTGAAAAAGCTATTGAAAAGACGCGAAAAAGTATGGAAAAAGCTGCTTCAGAACTCGATTTTGTTGAAGCTGCCAGATACAGGGATGAGTTGGCGGATCTTCAGAAACTGTTAAGATCCAAATATTAA